The following are encoded in a window of Thermodesulfobacterium geofontis OPF15 genomic DNA:
- a CDS encoding transposase, with protein MNHTNYRFYAKDLLTKYGKVQDLKVPRFKNGGFRPAILPERRKDDLDLTSAIITLYVFTSKIFRLIKVTEDEVSAFSMYLFGEVK; from the coding sequence CTGAACCACACAAACTATAGATTTTACGCTAAGGATTTACTTACAAAGTACGGGAAGGTTCAAGATTTAAAAGTGCCTCGATTCAAGAATGGTGGTTTTCGTCCAGCTATACTTCCTGAAAGAAGGAAGGATGATTTAGATCTTACATCTGCTATTATTACCCTTTATGTATTCACCTCAAAGATTTTTCGGTTAATAAAGGTGACCGAGGATGAAGTAAGTGCGTTTAGTATGTATTTATTTGGAGAAGTAAAGTAG
- a CDS encoding helicase-related protein codes for MGVFITNEGVKNFKERLKVLIKNSEELKFLVGFFYFSGMRELYETLKEMYKKNELQTGHIKVLVGLYVDVDNYGIYEIARKRAYFKEYSIDAIKKTFFESVKRAFNSDEMDNKDFYEQVDFFIKLLEEEKLILRKTIEPNHAKLYLFKLKDNEILPNLFIIGSSNLTKAGLTSQNEFNVEIKDFGFKEAEEYFDGHWNKAVELSKNDISKLVNILRNETLLRKVNPFTAYVYLLKTYLEIHQGKDLKEDPKELMEKAGYKPYSYQLTAVSQAKSNCEAHNGTILADVVGLGKTVIACLTAKVLGKRGIVICPPHLIGDDAKLSGWKKYLEDFKLYDWEVFSVGKLEEALNFVKKRENIEIVIVDEAHRFRNERTQSYYYLSEICRGRKVILLTATPFNNRPADLFALLKLFTIPKKSSIVLDEDLESRFWEYEHIFKKLSYIKNYHNSYDIKKRKQVEKYYKEIFRSKKVDLGKVNEKAKEIANEIRSILEPVVIRRNRLDLRHFKEKIDLPEVKDPIEWFYELTPEQLEFYDEVIQTFAPFDGSSRTFSGAIYFPIKYEKGIEDYIEEISFYLEGPKYITPEESFLYFSQRNLYDFMRRLLVKRFESSFGAFYESLQRFKRTHEKALKFIERTGKFILDRKLLEKIAEADDETIEAELAEYEKSLEEEKINRKYYKIYEVNNFKQKNEFITHIKNDIRLFEHLMKRLEEVGLREYDPKVERLTSGLKEYLAQGRKVVIFTEYIDTAKHLAEYLRREFEDSLLVAIGNLSKSTLEDLYKNFDAQYKEQDDRYKILLTTDKLSEGINLNRAGVVINYDIPWNPVRVIQRVGRINRIGKKVYDEIYIVNFFPTEKGADIVKSREIAQTKMFMIHNILGEDAKIFAPDEEPQPAELYRRLTTYKEDEEESFYSKIKSEYENITKKYPEIEKEISNLPKRIKVAKRGESYELLVFVKKGKDLFVSYKDYRKAIPEAVSFEKVIEKVRCEKDEPALSLSSDFWDHYDQILNERIAYQKSRQLKPNELSNKAFNLLNTLLKLEAEQIKPLIPFIHSLIEDIRKYGTLSDYVWAEIVSLETFLKKGEIDKIADALKKLKEEIGEDFLEKIKERLKSLDREIIIAIENQAIL; via the coding sequence ATGGGAGTTTTTATCACAAATGAAGGAGTAAAAAATTTCAAAGAAAGACTGAAAGTTTTGATAAAAAATAGCGAGGAATTGAAGTTTCTTGTTGGGTTTTTCTACTTTTCAGGTATGAGAGAATTATATGAAACATTAAAAGAAATGTATAAAAAAAATGAATTACAAACAGGGCATATAAAGGTACTCGTTGGTCTGTATGTAGATGTAGATAATTATGGAATTTATGAAATAGCAAGAAAGAGAGCATACTTTAAAGAATACAGCATAGATGCAATAAAAAAGACTTTTTTTGAATCCGTAAAAAGGGCTTTTAATTCAGATGAGATGGATAATAAGGATTTCTATGAACAGGTAGATTTTTTCATCAAACTACTTGAAGAAGAGAAGCTGATTCTTAGAAAAACAATAGAGCCAAATCATGCTAAGTTGTATCTTTTTAAGCTCAAAGATAATGAAATTTTACCTAATCTTTTCATTATAGGAAGTAGCAACCTTACAAAGGCTGGTTTAACATCTCAAAATGAGTTCAATGTAGAAATTAAAGATTTTGGTTTTAAAGAGGCTGAGGAGTATTTTGACGGGCACTGGAATAAGGCTGTAGAATTATCTAAGAATGATATTTCAAAATTGGTAAACATCCTTAGAAATGAAACTTTATTAAGAAAAGTCAATCCTTTTACGGCTTATGTTTATCTCTTAAAAACTTATTTAGAGATACATCAAGGAAAGGATTTAAAAGAGGATCCTAAGGAACTAATGGAAAAAGCTGGTTATAAGCCCTATTCTTATCAACTGACCGCTGTTTCTCAAGCTAAATCAAACTGCGAAGCCCATAATGGAACTATTCTTGCCGATGTTGTTGGTTTAGGAAAAACTGTTATAGCTTGTCTAACCGCTAAAGTGCTTGGAAAAAGAGGGATAGTAATCTGTCCACCACATTTAATAGGGGATGATGCCAAGTTATCAGGATGGAAGAAGTATCTTGAAGATTTTAAGCTTTACGATTGGGAAGTCTTTTCAGTAGGTAAACTTGAGGAAGCATTAAATTTTGTTAAAAAGAGAGAAAATATTGAGATCGTGATCGTTGATGAAGCTCACAGGTTTAGGAATGAAAGAACGCAAAGCTACTATTATCTAAGCGAAATTTGTAGAGGTAGAAAGGTAATCTTACTTACAGCAACACCCTTCAATAACCGTCCGGCTGATTTGTTTGCCCTCTTAAAGCTTTTTACTATACCTAAAAAATCATCAATTGTGCTCGATGAAGACCTCGAAAGTAGATTTTGGGAGTATGAGCATATTTTTAAAAAACTTTCTTACATTAAGAATTACCATAATTCTTATGATATTAAGAAAAGAAAGCAAGTAGAGAAGTATTATAAGGAGATATTTAGAAGTAAAAAGGTAGACTTAGGGAAGGTAAATGAAAAGGCTAAGGAGATTGCGAATGAGATAAGGTCGATTCTTGAGCCAGTAGTTATAAGAAGAAATCGTCTTGATCTTAGACATTTTAAAGAGAAAATAGACCTTCCAGAAGTAAAAGACCCGATAGAGTGGTTCTACGAATTAACACCAGAGCAGTTAGAATTTTATGATGAAGTTATCCAAACTTTTGCTCCCTTTGACGGAAGCTCAAGAACCTTTTCTGGTGCTATCTATTTCCCAATAAAGTATGAGAAGGGAATAGAAGACTATATAGAGGAAATCAGTTTTTATTTAGAAGGACCCAAATATATCACCCCTGAAGAAAGTTTTCTTTATTTTAGCCAAAGAAATCTCTATGATTTCATGAGACGGCTTCTTGTAAAAAGGTTTGAAAGTAGCTTTGGTGCTTTTTATGAAAGTTTGCAAAGGTTTAAAAGAACACATGAAAAGGCTTTAAAGTTTATTGAAAGGACTGGGAAGTTTATTTTGGATAGAAAGCTTTTGGAAAAGATAGCCGAGGCAGACGATGAAACCATTGAGGCAGAACTTGCCGAGTATGAAAAAAGTTTAGAAGAAGAGAAGATTAACAGAAAATATTATAAAATCTATGAAGTAAATAACTTTAAACAAAAAAACGAATTCATAACTCATATTAAAAACGACATTAGGCTTTTTGAACATTTAATGAAAAGATTGGAAGAAGTTGGATTAAGAGAATACGATCCAAAGGTTGAGCGTTTAACATCTGGATTAAAGGAATATTTAGCTCAAGGTAGAAAGGTGGTCATTTTTACAGAATATATTGATACGGCTAAACATCTGGCAGAATATTTAAGGAGGGAGTTTGAGGATAGTTTACTCGTAGCTATTGGGAATCTTAGTAAAAGCACTTTAGAAGACCTTTACAAAAACTTTGATGCACAATATAAGGAGCAGGATGATAGATATAAAATTTTGCTTACAACTGATAAACTTTCGGAAGGAATAAATTTAAACCGGGCTGGAGTCGTGATAAATTATGATATACCATGGAATCCTGTTAGAGTAATTCAGAGGGTTGGGCGTATAAACCGCATAGGGAAAAAAGTCTATGATGAGATTTACATCGTTAACTTTTTCCCGACGGAAAAGGGGGCAGACATTGTGAAATCCCGAGAGATAGCTCAAACTAAAATGTTCATGATCCATAATATACTTGGAGAAGACGCAAAGATCTTTGCTCCTGATGAGGAGCCACAACCAGCAGAGCTCTACCGTAGGCTGACTACATACAAAGAAGATGAGGAAGAGAGTTTTTATTCTAAGATTAAAAGTGAATACGAAAACATAACTAAGAAATACCCAGAAATAGAGAAAGAAATATCTAACTTACCAAAGCGTATCAAGGTAGCTAAAAGAGGAGAGTCTTACGAGCTTTTAGTTTTCGTAAAAAAAGGAAAAGACCTTTTTGTAAGTTATAAGGATTATAGGAAGGCTATTCCAGAGGCAGTCTCCTTTGAAAAGGTAATAGAGAAAGTTCGGTGCGAAAAGGATGAACCGGCATTATCTCTATCAAGCGATTTCTGGGACCACTATGACCAAATTTTAAACGAAAGGATAGCTTATCAAAAATCAAGGCAATTAAAGCCTAATGAACTTTCAAATAAGGCTTTTAATTTGTTAAATACTTTACTAAAGTTAGAAGCTGAACAAATTAAACCTTTAATTCCGTTTATTCATAGTTTGATAGAAGATATCAGAAAATATGGAACATTGTCAGACTATGTGTGGGCAGAAATAGTATCGCTTGAGACATTTCTAAAAAAAGGTGAGATAGATAAAATAGCAGATGCCCTTAAGAAACTAAAAGAAGAAATAGGAGAAGATTTCTTAGAAAAGATAAAAGAACGTTTGAAAAGTTTAGACAGAGAAATAATCATAGCTATAGAAAATCAAGCAATATTGTAA
- a CDS encoding Eco57I restriction-modification methylase domain-containing protein produces MPIHSFDRDIKLAEELAKNLSYEALNDFLFRKNFTIKLEKFYNLEGKPIDEYGIKNLQLFATKEIDGQPFHVYTLELTTELTERSSKKRQFNIAKKLLNTQLVNAGLFIFHDGSGNFRFSLVYKETFGTKADYSYYKRYTFYVSPKLSNKTFILQIGKCDFDTFQSIKTAFSVEPVTKQFYDELQAWYYYAMDKVWFPEDYKYSDDPEKDKEIRTALNLIRLITRLIFIWFLKEKELIPEVLFDKEQLKGIVKDFGKGHNYYNAILQNLFFATLNRPINERGWAYDKGYPANKSNFGIKSLYRYEDKFLIPPDEVMKIFFEIPFINGGLFDCLDRDSVYIDGFSRNPKKQAKIPDYLFFQEEEQTVDLSKYGLGRKKFRGLIEILKSYNFTTDEATPIDQEIALDPELLGKVFENLLASYNPETATTARKATGSYYTPREIVDYMVDESLKAYFKTVLPDIPEESIELLLSYSDVVPDLTDEQRWKIAKAINNLKIIDPACGSGAFPMGALHKLVHILQKIDPDNKIWYKIQLEEASKEADEIFRTEKDKEKREELLRELNENFDTNINEPDYARKLYLIENCIYGVDIQPIAIQISKLRFFISLILDQKVDKSKPNCGILPLPNLETKFIAANTLIGLEKPSNTLHLIYQHTATLERDLKLLRHRYFRIKTRREKEELQKKDQELRKQIANILKKHGWSVDEAEKIASFDPFDQNASADWFDSEWMFGVRDGFDIAIGNPPYGDLLGKDVNKNTKKFVEEYYRFSTTSDISSPFIERGVELLKPGGNLFYIITFAITFNKDFSKSRYLLNMKFKRIEVISFDRDRCSIFESMTQSVSILKAIDYESKHRTGFFTSRMFRETPDIYNIELSPANRYLLPIGTSFEYPHRLPKIGEAINLGILNKLISFKNKIGNALSRNGRLMYIRTSGNYWYNAWDKKPYESSEIKPLYVKEAYYNFIVSIVNTSLFYFWFRIYGDGRHMNTDIFEEFRIPEESNILRYKKLLNYVRKDLMNSLFSVFDEERKRFETRRIKDRLDLADFVICRYLYGFNYNHIKHILDYDKEVRSGIKLDDSILGKVDEILTLTQSSDYETNQEKQQKVKELEKEIDQLVYKLYDLTEDEIAIIENN; encoded by the coding sequence ATGCCTATACACAGCTTTGACAGAGATATAAAACTTGCTGAAGAACTTGCTAAAAATCTTTCTTATGAAGCTTTAAACGATTTTCTATTTAGAAAAAATTTTACTATTAAATTAGAAAAGTTTTACAATTTAGAAGGCAAGCCTATTGATGAATACGGGATTAAAAATCTTCAATTATTTGCAACAAAGGAGATAGATGGTCAGCCTTTTCATGTTTATACTTTAGAGCTCACAACTGAGCTTACAGAGCGTTCGAGCAAGAAAAGGCAATTTAATATAGCAAAGAAGCTTCTTAATACTCAATTGGTAAATGCTGGTCTTTTTATTTTTCATGATGGTTCAGGGAATTTTCGCTTTTCCTTAGTGTATAAGGAAACATTTGGCACAAAAGCGGACTATAGCTATTATAAAAGGTATACTTTCTATGTTAGTCCTAAGCTTTCTAATAAGACTTTTATTCTTCAAATAGGAAAGTGCGATTTTGATACTTTTCAGAGCATAAAAACCGCCTTTAGTGTAGAACCTGTAACAAAACAATTTTATGATGAATTGCAAGCTTGGTATTACTATGCTATGGATAAAGTTTGGTTCCCTGAGGATTATAAATATTCAGATGACCCAGAAAAAGATAAGGAAATACGCACTGCCTTAAACCTTATTAGGCTCATCACAAGATTAATCTTTATTTGGTTTTTAAAAGAAAAAGAACTTATACCTGAGGTTCTTTTTGATAAAGAACAACTAAAGGGCATTGTGAAAGACTTTGGCAAAGGGCATAATTACTACAATGCCATTCTTCAAAACCTTTTCTTTGCTACGCTAAACCGTCCAATAAACGAAAGAGGTTGGGCTTATGATAAAGGTTATCCTGCTAACAAATCTAATTTTGGAATAAAAAGTTTATACCGCTATGAAGATAAGTTTCTTATACCTCCTGATGAAGTAATGAAGATATTTTTTGAAATTCCTTTTATAAACGGCGGACTTTTTGACTGTTTAGATAGAGATTCAGTTTATATAGATGGTTTTTCAAGAAATCCGAAAAAGCAAGCTAAAATACCTGATTATTTGTTCTTTCAGGAAGAAGAACAAACAGTAGACTTGTCTAAATATGGACTTGGTAGAAAAAAATTTAGAGGTCTGATTGAGATCTTAAAAAGCTACAACTTTACGACCGATGAGGCTACACCCATTGATCAAGAGATAGCTCTTGACCCAGAGCTACTTGGAAAGGTGTTTGAAAACTTACTTGCCTCATACAATCCTGAAACAGCAACTACGGCAAGAAAGGCAACGGGTAGCTATTACACACCGCGAGAGATAGTAGATTATATGGTAGATGAAAGCTTGAAAGCCTATTTTAAAACAGTACTTCCAGATATACCTGAGGAAAGTATAGAACTTCTTTTGTCCTATAGTGATGTAGTGCCAGATTTAACGGACGAGCAGAGATGGAAGATTGCTAAAGCTATAAACAACTTGAAGATAATTGACCCTGCCTGTGGTTCAGGTGCTTTTCCGATGGGTGCTCTACATAAACTTGTGCATATTCTTCAGAAGATAGACCCAGATAATAAGATTTGGTATAAAATCCAATTAGAAGAGGCATCCAAAGAGGCAGATGAAATATTTAGAACAGAAAAGGATAAAGAAAAAAGAGAAGAGCTTTTGCGAGAATTAAACGAAAACTTTGATACTAATATAAACGAGCCTGATTATGCAAGAAAGCTATACTTGATTGAAAACTGTATATATGGAGTAGATATTCAGCCAATAGCCATTCAGATTAGTAAATTAAGATTCTTTATTTCTTTAATATTGGACCAGAAAGTAGATAAAAGTAAGCCAAATTGTGGAATTTTACCTTTGCCAAATCTTGAAACTAAGTTTATTGCTGCAAATACTTTGATTGGATTAGAAAAACCAAGCAATACCTTGCATTTGATTTATCAACATACTGCTACATTAGAGAGGGATTTAAAATTGTTAAGACACAGGTATTTTAGGATAAAAACCCGTAGGGAAAAAGAGGAACTACAGAAGAAAGATCAAGAATTAAGAAAACAGATTGCTAATATTTTAAAAAAACATGGATGGTCCGTTGATGAAGCTGAAAAGATTGCAAGTTTTGACCCCTTTGACCAGAACGCCTCTGCTGATTGGTTTGACTCTGAATGGATGTTCGGAGTGAGAGATGGCTTTGATATTGCGATTGGAAATCCGCCGTATGGAGATCTATTAGGTAAAGATGTTAATAAAAATACAAAAAAATTTGTTGAAGAATATTATAGATTTTCAACAACTTCAGACATATCCAGTCCTTTTATTGAGAGAGGAGTTGAGCTTTTAAAGCCGGGAGGAAATTTATTTTATATAATCACGTTTGCAATAACATTTAATAAAGATTTCTCCAAATCTAGATACTTGTTAAATATGAAATTCAAAAGGATAGAAGTTATTTCTTTTGATAGAGATAGATGCAGTATTTTCGAGAGCATGACCCAGTCTGTTTCAATTTTAAAAGCCATAGATTATGAAAGTAAACATAGAACTGGTTTTTTTACAAGTAGAATGTTTCGTGAGACACCAGATATATACAATATAGAGCTTTCTCCAGCAAACCGTTATTTACTACCTATAGGTACTAGTTTTGAATATCCACATAGATTACCGAAAATTGGAGAAGCAATTAATCTTGGAATTTTAAATAAATTAATATCTTTTAAAAATAAGATTGGAAATGCATTAAGCAGAAATGGTAGATTAATGTATATTAGAACTAGTGGAAATTACTGGTATAATGCTTGGGATAAAAAACCATATGAAAGTTCAGAAATAAAACCGTTATATGTAAAAGAGGCATATTATAATTTCATAGTATCAATTGTTAATACATCTTTATTCTATTTTTGGTTCAGAATTTACGGAGATGGAAGACACATGAATACAGACATTTTTGAAGAATTTAGGATTCCTGAAGAAAGCAATATATTACGATATAAAAAACTACTTAATTATGTAAGAAAAGATTTGATGAATAGCTTATTCTCTGTTTTTGATGAAGAAAGGAAGCGATTTGAAACAAGAAGAATAAAAGATAGGTTGGACCTTGCTGATTTTGTAATATGTAGATATTTATACGGTTTTAATTATAACCATATTAAACACATATTGGATTATGATAAAGAAGTCAGATCTGGTATAAAGTTGGATGACAGTATTTTAGGTAAAGTTGACGAAATCCTCACGCTTACCCAATCATCAGACTACGAAACCAACCAAGAAAAACAGCAAAAAGTCAAAGAGCTTGAAAAAGAAATAGACCAATTAGTTTATAAACTATATGATCTTACAGAAGACGAGATAGCAATAATTGAAAATAACTAA
- a CDS encoding WD40 repeat domain-containing protein, translating to MSGARDGSIKLWDIHRERLVKSFRGHKSSVNSVSFSLDGKYVLSGSDDKTIKLWDVETGERIRTFEGHKGRVSSACFSPDGKLVISGSDDATIRFWDVETGECMRILEGHEGSISLVCEPSEKATIHQAITFSCKLLKSRKDY from the coding sequence GTGTCTGGAGCAAGAGATGGTTCTATAAAGTTATGGGATATACATAGAGAAAGATTAGTTAAATCTTTTAGAGGACATAAAAGTAGCGTTAATTCCGTTTCTTTTAGCCTAGATGGGAAATATGTGTTATCTGGAAGCGATGATAAAACTATCAAACTTTGGGATGTAGAAACAGGGGAACGTATAAGGACCTTTGAGGGACATAAAGGCCGTGTAAGTTCAGCGTGTTTTAGCCCAGATGGTAAGCTTGTTATATCAGGAAGTGATGATGCAACAATTAGATTTTGGGATGTAGAAACTGGGGAGTGTATGAGAATTTTGGAAGGACATGAAGGTTCAATTAGTTTAGTATGTGAGCCCTCAGAGAAAGCTACTATACATCAGGCAATTACTTTTTCTTGTAAATTACTCAAGAGTAGGAAAGATTATTGA